From Cognatishimia activa, one genomic window encodes:
- a CDS encoding dimethylsulfonioproprionate lyase family protein codes for MKRTATLVMAAVCLCSNIASAEILDPKAIKTEGEYNEFGTKYPVTGFRGLPWSMHWDDMKDQGTTQSNRYKKLLTWAEDNGVEMDAVPNTQYSYTTVVGPGAPLEAKNMWAGTFSFEPGGVYGVGQHASWEIYLVVSGEAEFYNYDKVTHAKPGTWIYTRPFDPHGIRNASDTEPLEIAWFWWKEDENRPNWATGGLPFQPAELWVGKGMEPELVPTNLPPEPTGDDRYKYMYADENEVK; via the coding sequence ATGAAAAGAACAGCAACTTTAGTAATGGCCGCCGTTTGCTTGTGCAGCAACATCGCATCGGCGGAAATCTTGGACCCGAAGGCGATCAAGACCGAGGGCGAGTACAATGAATTTGGCACAAAATACCCCGTGACAGGTTTTCGAGGCCTTCCCTGGTCCATGCATTGGGACGACATGAAGGATCAAGGAACCACGCAATCCAACCGTTACAAAAAGCTTTTGACTTGGGCTGAGGATAACGGTGTCGAAATGGATGCCGTTCCAAATACCCAATATTCCTATACAACTGTCGTCGGGCCAGGCGCGCCATTGGAAGCCAAGAATATGTGGGCAGGGACTTTTAGTTTTGAGCCCGGCGGGGTCTATGGCGTTGGTCAACATGCATCTTGGGAAATCTATTTAGTGGTCTCAGGCGAAGCCGAGTTTTACAACTACGATAAAGTGACACATGCCAAGCCAGGCACTTGGATCTACACCCGCCCGTTTGACCCCCACGGGATCAGAAACGCATCTGATACCGAACCTTTGGAAATTGCCTGGTTCTGGTGGAAGGAAGATGAAAACCGTCCGAACTGGGCGACGGGTGGATTACCATTCCAACCCGCGGAGCTATGGGTCGGCAAAGGAATGGAACCCGAATTGGTTCCAACCAATTTGCCCCCAGAACCAACAGGCGATGATCGCTATAAATACATGTATGCGGACGAAAACGAAGTGAAGTAA
- a CDS encoding LysR family transcriptional regulator, with protein MPPIIDLDLIKTFLTVVETKGFKSAALQLNKTPAAVSQQIKRLEEVLGKRVLDRSNQGVSLTSAGEILRDRGQRLVALNYDLLGELRQDELSGPLRFGAPTDYAPTLLQELLPIFQRDFPRVSPSIFLEPSRSLRPKVASGVLDMAILAREPGSDEGFELWTEEVAWFGSADYRGGPAQFGVLTTDCVLRDRALRDLDNYSGPNDLVLEAATVASLCDAVKAGFCHALLPVNIADGLQRATGLASGTSLQLTFCLIAGPRFDSKRAEQIARKFRTTIRSGSHGT; from the coding sequence ATGCCGCCAATCATCGATCTTGATTTGATCAAAACCTTCCTCACCGTCGTAGAGACAAAGGGGTTCAAATCTGCTGCATTGCAATTGAACAAGACGCCTGCAGCCGTAAGCCAACAGATAAAGAGGCTTGAAGAAGTTCTTGGAAAACGTGTGTTGGATCGCAGCAACCAGGGTGTGTCCCTGACCTCTGCGGGCGAAATACTTCGCGATCGGGGGCAACGCCTAGTCGCGCTGAACTACGATTTACTCGGGGAACTACGACAAGATGAACTGTCCGGCCCGCTGAGGTTTGGCGCTCCAACGGACTATGCGCCGACATTACTCCAAGAACTTCTGCCTATCTTCCAACGAGACTTTCCAAGGGTTTCCCCGAGTATTTTCTTGGAACCCAGCCGTTCCCTTCGGCCAAAGGTTGCCTCAGGTGTCTTGGATATGGCAATCCTAGCTCGAGAGCCGGGATCAGACGAAGGATTTGAATTGTGGACCGAAGAAGTTGCCTGGTTTGGGTCTGCAGATTACAGGGGCGGCCCTGCGCAATTTGGCGTGCTAACGACTGATTGTGTACTTCGCGACCGTGCCCTGCGCGATCTAGATAATTATTCCGGACCGAATGATCTCGTACTAGAGGCAGCAACGGTCGCTTCCTTGTGCGATGCCGTCAAAGCCGGGTTTTGCCATGCGCTTTTGCCGGTTAATATCGCCGATGGATTGCAACGTGCCACAGGGTTGGCCTCTGGAACCTCGCTACAGCTTACGTTCTGCCTTATTGCCGGACCACGCTTCGATTCAAAGAGGGCTGAACAGATTGCCAGAAAATTCAGAACGACAATTAGATCAGGATCGCATGGTACGTGA
- a CDS encoding M24 family metallopeptidase → MLDLPQIIDDKRVRAYRLNRTRELLAQFKMDAAVLFDPLNLRYSTGCRNMQVWTSHHLSRYVFVPVEGPVVLFDYGGAKHLSDDLETIQETRPAKSWDYFGSGHRAEEHANKWADEIVDLLHSTCGRGATLGIDRADLLPMLALQHRGIKMKDAKGPMEMARAIKSMDEVSIIKNSMQVCTDAIAYMRGFAEPGVTENYLLAKMNEYNMRHGGEYQETRLLASGHHTNPWFTESTDKKIENGEMLVFDSDLIGPDGVFADQTRAFVIGDRKPTDEQRVLYAHAYEQMEHNMALLRPGMTFEEFGELSWKMHDIYVPNRYAEMIHGIGFGVEYPVIYYPEDHETWQYSGTFQEGMCVCVESYIGPVGGDEGVKLEQPVLITADGPVPLTDCPFEDDYL, encoded by the coding sequence ATGTTGGATCTGCCACAAATCATTGATGACAAGCGTGTCCGCGCTTACCGCTTAAACCGTACGCGCGAACTGCTCGCGCAGTTCAAAATGGATGCCGCGGTTCTGTTTGATCCGCTGAACCTTCGGTATTCGACCGGTTGCCGAAACATGCAGGTTTGGACCTCACATCACCTTAGCCGTTATGTCTTTGTGCCAGTCGAAGGCCCAGTTGTCCTATTCGACTATGGTGGTGCAAAGCACCTCTCTGACGACCTAGAAACAATTCAGGAAACACGACCAGCAAAGAGCTGGGACTACTTCGGTTCTGGCCATCGTGCTGAAGAGCATGCGAACAAATGGGCTGACGAGATCGTGGACTTGCTACACTCAACATGTGGACGTGGAGCGACCTTGGGCATTGACCGTGCTGACCTTCTCCCAATGCTAGCATTGCAACATCGCGGGATCAAAATGAAGGACGCCAAAGGCCCGATGGAAATGGCGCGCGCCATCAAGTCGATGGATGAAGTGTCGATCATCAAGAATTCAATGCAAGTTTGCACCGATGCGATTGCCTATATGCGCGGTTTTGCAGAGCCTGGCGTGACGGAAAACTACCTTCTCGCGAAGATGAACGAATACAATATGCGACATGGCGGCGAGTACCAGGAAACCCGACTTCTTGCTTCGGGGCATCACACCAATCCTTGGTTCACAGAGTCGACGGACAAGAAAATCGAAAACGGTGAAATGCTCGTTTTTGACAGCGATTTGATCGGGCCTGATGGCGTGTTCGCGGACCAAACGCGGGCTTTTGTCATCGGAGATCGGAAGCCAACCGACGAGCAACGCGTGCTCTACGCTCACGCCTATGAGCAGATGGAACACAACATGGCGCTTTTGCGCCCGGGCATGACTTTCGAAGAATTTGGTGAGCTGAGCTGGAAGATGCACGATATCTATGTGCCAAACCGCTACGCAGAGATGATCCACGGCATTGGCTTTGGTGTCGAATACCCGGTGATCTACTACCCTGAAGATCACGAAACCTGGCAATATTCCGGCACCTTCCAAGAGGGCATGTGTGTCTGTGTCGAGAGCTATATTGGTCCGGTCGGCGGCGATGAAGGGGTTAAACTCGAGCAACCCGTACTGATCACGGCTGATGGCCCTGTACCTCTTACTGACTGCCCGTTTGAGGATGACTATCTGTGA
- a CDS encoding choline dehydrogenase produces MSSYDYIIVGAGTAGCVLAHRLSEGGTYSVLMLEHGGDDRNWILQMPAGLRSAFKPTSKYNYWFKTTPQKHLNNREIDQPRGKALGGSSSINGMTFLRGNPRDYDDWAELEGCKGWSFADCLPYFKKFERRDGPANEYRSSDGMVGVKAQPIQHLNPLNAAFLEAGQQAGHALTEDVNGFSQEGVSRFEMSVEGGYRSTSARSYIHSQPKRDNLTVLTGAKVLRVVVENGRAVGVEYAKGRKVKVVRANREVVMSAGAFGTPHILMLSGIGPEDHLKDKGIPVMFNAPMVGENLQDHLEAHVQVETDQPVSLNKYLKPHLMLWAGIQWFGWKGGVAAVNQCHVGAFLRSTAETTHPDIQFHFFPILFGPNWIPDPAKNGYRLGAGPMRPESRGTIRLASGNPSDAPLIDPNYLATDHDWFVMREGLKLGREVLAQPAFKEFHKREDLPGSHVKTDADWDEFIREDASSAYHPCGTARMGADGDPRAVVDLELKFRGIEGLRVVDASVIPAVPSANINAATFMIAEKAADMILGRKPLPREAVAYHRAV; encoded by the coding sequence GTGAGTTCTTATGATTATATCATCGTCGGCGCCGGCACTGCAGGATGCGTGCTGGCTCACCGGCTGAGTGAAGGCGGCACCTATTCGGTCCTTATGTTGGAGCACGGCGGGGACGATCGGAACTGGATTTTGCAGATGCCTGCTGGCCTGCGCTCCGCTTTCAAGCCAACCAGTAAATACAATTATTGGTTCAAAACAACACCTCAGAAACACCTGAATAATCGGGAAATTGACCAGCCGCGCGGCAAGGCTTTAGGTGGCTCGTCTTCGATCAACGGAATGACCTTCTTGCGTGGAAACCCGCGCGACTACGATGATTGGGCGGAGCTTGAGGGCTGCAAAGGCTGGTCCTTTGCTGACTGTCTCCCTTATTTCAAGAAATTTGAACGCCGGGATGGTCCCGCAAATGAATATCGTAGCAGTGACGGAATGGTCGGGGTTAAGGCACAGCCTATTCAACACCTCAATCCACTGAATGCGGCATTTCTTGAAGCAGGGCAGCAGGCTGGGCATGCGCTGACTGAAGATGTCAACGGTTTCTCGCAGGAGGGTGTAAGCCGCTTTGAAATGTCGGTGGAGGGCGGATATCGCAGCACCTCGGCACGATCTTACATTCATTCGCAACCAAAACGCGACAATCTGACCGTTTTAACTGGGGCCAAGGTGCTTCGGGTTGTTGTGGAAAACGGCCGTGCAGTCGGTGTCGAGTACGCCAAAGGCCGCAAGGTCAAAGTGGTGCGCGCCAATCGCGAAGTTGTCATGTCAGCAGGGGCATTTGGAACACCTCATATACTCATGCTTTCAGGCATTGGCCCTGAGGACCACCTGAAGGACAAAGGTATTCCGGTGATGTTCAACGCCCCTATGGTAGGCGAAAACCTGCAAGATCACCTCGAGGCGCATGTGCAGGTCGAAACCGATCAACCGGTGTCCCTGAACAAGTACCTTAAACCTCATCTCATGTTGTGGGCAGGCATTCAGTGGTTTGGTTGGAAAGGTGGTGTGGCCGCTGTAAACCAATGCCATGTTGGTGCCTTCCTGCGTTCGACCGCTGAAACGACGCATCCAGACATCCAGTTCCACTTCTTCCCCATCCTGTTTGGTCCGAACTGGATCCCGGATCCTGCCAAGAACGGATACCGGCTGGGTGCGGGCCCAATGCGCCCTGAAAGTAGAGGCACCATCCGATTGGCGAGCGGTAATCCTAGTGATGCTCCGTTGATTGACCCAAATTATCTGGCAACAGATCACGATTGGTTTGTCATGCGAGAAGGGCTTAAACTGGGACGCGAAGTCCTCGCCCAGCCTGCATTCAAGGAATTCCACAAGCGGGAAGATTTGCCAGGCAGCCATGTGAAAACCGATGCTGATTGGGACGAGTTTATTCGCGAGGATGCCTCATCGGCCTACCATCCTTGCGGCACCGCACGCATGGGGGCCGATGGTGACCCCCGTGCTGTCGTCGATCTGGAGCTTAAATTCCGGGGCATCGAAGGTCTTCGGGTTGTCGATGCTTCGGTCATTCCAGCAGTTCCCAGCGCTAACATTAACGCCGCCACTTTCATGATTGCTGAAAAAGCCGCGGACATGATTCTTGGCCGCAAACCCTTACCCCGTGAGGCAGTAGCCTATCACCGGGCCGTCTGA
- a CDS encoding cupin domain-containing protein yields MTRLNERILDTDLFKRRKATEDTKRKIAGWEIWECADPAFSYEYDRTVTMFVHEGAAVLSFSNGHKVDLQAGDTLTVQAGASADWVISSPIRNSYMYHDTFMSADNRAQQVRWEGEKD; encoded by the coding sequence ATGACACGACTCAACGAACGTATTTTGGACACGGACCTATTTAAACGCCGCAAAGCGACCGAAGACACAAAACGCAAGATTGCGGGTTGGGAAATTTGGGAGTGTGCGGATCCAGCCTTTAGCTACGAATACGATCGTACGGTGACTATGTTTGTGCATGAGGGCGCGGCCGTGCTCAGCTTTTCCAACGGACACAAAGTTGACCTCCAAGCGGGCGACACTTTGACCGTACAGGCGGGCGCAAGCGCTGATTGGGTAATCTCATCTCCGATCCGCAACAGTTACATGTATCACGATACCTTCATGTCTGCCGACAACAGGGCGCAACAGGTGCGTTGGGAAGGTGAGAAAGACTGA
- the betB gene encoding betaine-aldehyde dehydrogenase, with translation MRAQPKGSHFINGRFVEDENGVVFTSIFPATGETIAKLTSATSSTVDRAVLTAKQAQPAWAAMPPVERGRILRRAADIIRERNRELSELETLDTGKPIQETLVADAASGADSLEFFGGLAASINGQMIELGGAFAYTRREPLGVCAGIGAWNYPIQIACWKVAPALAAGNTMVFKPSEVTPLTALKLAEILQEAGLPDGVFNVVQGFGDTGAALTTHADVDKISLTGSVPTGKRVMASAAEGLKHVTLELGGKSPLVIFEDADLDNAVSAAMNGNFYSSGQICSNGTRVFVQHNVLEDFLSRLKERTEAITLGDPMDPETQMGPMVTNDHADKVLTYLDKGKSAGARLVTGGGRTKVEGCDRARFIQPTVFADVTDEMVIARQEIFGPVMSVLTFDTEEEVLARANDTEFGLAAGVFTRDLARAHRFAGQLEAGTIWINNYNLTPVEMPFGGVKNSGIGRENGLAAIGFYTQEKSIYVETGDVESSY, from the coding sequence ATGCGCGCGCAACCCAAAGGATCACATTTCATCAACGGTCGATTTGTTGAGGATGAAAATGGCGTGGTATTCACGTCGATCTTCCCCGCTACCGGTGAAACCATTGCCAAACTAACAAGCGCAACATCGTCCACGGTTGATAGGGCAGTATTGACAGCAAAACAGGCACAGCCTGCTTGGGCTGCGATGCCGCCGGTCGAACGTGGTCGTATTCTACGCCGCGCGGCTGATATTATCCGCGAGCGAAACCGGGAACTCAGTGAGCTTGAAACACTTGATACGGGCAAACCGATTCAAGAAACTCTTGTGGCGGACGCGGCCTCAGGTGCCGACAGTCTAGAGTTCTTTGGCGGTCTTGCAGCGTCAATCAATGGTCAGATGATCGAATTGGGCGGTGCGTTTGCTTATACACGCCGTGAACCCTTAGGCGTCTGTGCGGGTATCGGCGCTTGGAATTACCCAATCCAAATCGCCTGTTGGAAAGTGGCGCCAGCACTGGCAGCAGGCAACACAATGGTTTTCAAGCCATCGGAAGTGACACCACTGACAGCTTTAAAGCTTGCTGAGATATTGCAGGAAGCTGGACTCCCGGATGGGGTGTTTAACGTGGTTCAAGGGTTTGGAGACACAGGTGCCGCTCTGACCACGCATGCTGATGTGGACAAGATATCATTGACCGGTTCCGTACCAACCGGGAAACGCGTGATGGCCAGTGCCGCCGAAGGGTTGAAGCACGTTACTTTGGAACTTGGCGGAAAATCCCCACTGGTGATTTTTGAAGACGCCGATCTGGATAATGCCGTGAGTGCTGCCATGAATGGAAACTTCTATTCTTCCGGCCAGATCTGTTCGAATGGTACGCGCGTTTTTGTGCAGCACAATGTTTTGGAAGATTTCTTGTCGCGTCTCAAGGAACGCACTGAAGCGATCACGTTGGGCGACCCAATGGACCCGGAAACTCAGATGGGTCCAATGGTGACTAACGACCATGCCGACAAGGTGTTGACCTATCTTGATAAGGGTAAGTCAGCAGGAGCCCGATTGGTAACCGGTGGGGGCCGTACCAAAGTTGAAGGGTGCGATCGGGCACGATTTATCCAACCAACAGTTTTTGCCGACGTGACCGACGAAATGGTGATCGCACGCCAGGAAATTTTCGGACCGGTAATGTCCGTTTTGACCTTTGACACCGAGGAAGAGGTCCTAGCACGTGCCAACGATACGGAATTTGGTTTGGCTGCCGGAGTATTCACACGTGATCTAGCCCGTGCCCATAGGTTTGCGGGTCAGCTCGAAGCTGGCACGATCTGGATCAACAATTACAATCTGACGCCTGTTGAAATGCCGTTTGGCGGCGTCAAGAACTCGGGAATTGGGCGCGAAAACGGACTGGCGGCGATTGGTTTCTACACTCAGGAGAAGTCGATCTACGTTGAAACCGGAGATGTTGAATCTTCTTACTAG